From the Bos javanicus breed banteng chromosome 7, ARS-OSU_banteng_1.0, whole genome shotgun sequence genome, the window caaccccatggactgtagagctcaggctcctctgtccatgcggttttccaggcaagaacactggagtgagtagcaatttccttcttcaggggatctttccgactcagggattgaactcgtgtctcccacatctcctgcattagcagacgggttctttaccactaccttcacctgggaagcccaagcctcACTTTACTGATCTGTATAATGGGAGATAATAGTGCCATGTGAGAATTAAGggaagctttcttttcttttttaaaatcaagtattTAGAAGGCCATCTGTCACtgagcagggtttttttttttttttttcctctctctttcctgtttgctatttttgtttttatttgcttttccttgaGGAGTTTAATTGCACTTGACGATTCTTTCCGCATAGCCAATTAGCCAGTGACTATGTTTCAGGAACATTTCAAAGTGCTTACGTGCAGTAATTCACTCCTTGTAACAATCCCATTGGACAGATGGCAacattgaggcccagagaggttaagttccTTCCTAAGAAACATACAAGGGTCAGGGTCGGGCTCAGAACTCTCCATCTGTCCACTGCCCTGTTCTGATTTCAGCCTCCCTCCCCGGCTTTTGGTCACTGCTGAAAGAGGAGCCCCCAAGGGGCTCCACAGTAACTGGCTTCTAAGTACAGACAGCCTCTCTGAGGTCAAGTCAACATTCTGGACACCCAGAACTGGTCAGTCCTGTCCTGGCAGGTATGGCGATGGATGGGGGCAAGCAGCATTCAAGGAAGGCTTTCAGGAAGAGGGCGCTTGGATAAGACTGGAGAGGCTGGTGGAGCCTGAGAAAGGGGTTGCCAGGGTGGGGGAACTGTATGGAACTGGGAGTAGGTGATTTCCTGCTTACAAGCCTCCCCTGACCGTCACTGGCCACAAGCCTTGACTCTTGCTTCTCCCCACTAGGCACACAACTAAATAGTTGTTGATCATGGACAGGTAACTCCTTGTCAGGAGTGTTGAACTCCTACTCATATGCCAAAGCCCTAGTGCTCCATGCCCACCCATTTGGAAAGCCATCTATCCCTACTGGCCTTTTCCAGCTTGGGGTCTCTTCTACCACTCAAACCCTGACCGCATAGCACTGGGAATctgtgtgtccagctctgtgtctcTGACCTTCAGTTGGGTGACCCTTTAAGGCATAGCCCTAAATTGAGATTTCTCTGGTGCACAGCATCACTCACCCAGCCTGGACACAGAATAAATACTGGTTGAATGTATCATCAAGGAAATAAGGACTAAATGAGAGTCAGATATAAATACAAACCTCAGTCACTTCCCTCCAGGGCTCCCATCTCCCTTGGGGTAAAAGCCCAAGTCCTCCGTGTGGACCCTCAAGGCCCTGCACGACCTGCTGCATTCCGCCCCCACCGTCCCCCCGCCCCCTTagctcactctgctccagccccacTGGCCTCCTCATTGTTCTTCCAAGACACTAGGCAGGGTCTTGCCCCAGGGCTTTTGCACGGGCTGTTCCCCAGCTCAGCATGTAGTAAGCACTCTTGATTGTGACCTTTTGCGTGGCTGGCTCACTCCTCCGTCAGATCTCCATTCAAATGCCACCTCCACAGAGGGGCCTCCCTTGACCTTGATCTCTGAAATAGCCGGCCAGTCTGGAGCTCTGGTCCCTGCCTGGCACTTCCCACGATCGGATGCAGTGTGCATTTACACAGTGATCTTGATGATGCGGCTGTTTTCTGTACATTTCATTCCCTGGTTCCCTGGGCGCCTCCATCTGCCTGGCGCGCAGTAGGCACTTAATACATCTCGGCGTAAAccgagggtgagggtgagggtctGCGGGTGAGGGCTCGAGGCCGGCGAGTCTCCCGCCGCTCCCCGCCCTCGCGGGGCCTCCAGCCTGCGCGCCGGGCGTGCCcaggagggcggggcggggcgcggccgCGGCGGGGGCGGGCGGCCTGGCCGGTCGGGTGGGTGCGGAGGgcgggcgcgcgcgcgcgcgcgcgcggggCCCTGCGCCGGGTCCGAGCGCCCGGTGCGGGCCATGGAGGGGCTGCGGCGGGGCCTGTCTCGCTGGAAGCGCTACCACATCAAGGTGCACCTGGCGGACGAGGCGCTGCTGCTGCCGCTCACTGTGCGGCCGCGGGACACGCTCAGCGACCTGCGCGCCCAGCTCGTGGGCCAGGGAGTGAGCTCCTGGAAGCGCACCTTCTACTACAACGCGCGGCGGCTGGACGACCACCAGACGGTGCGCGACGTGCGCCTACAGGACGGCTCGGTGCTGCTGCTCGTCAGCGACCCCAGGTGGCCGGGGGCTGGGGCGGCGACCTGGGAACTGGGGCgggggcctgggggcgggggtcaGGTGGCCCTGGCAGGAGTTCCGGGTGAGGGGTGAGTCAGGGCTCCGGGGAGACGACGGGGAACTGGAGTGATGGGTTGGGAGGTGGGTTAGGATTGATGGGGCCTGGGGGGCACTGGTGGGCCTGGTTGGGGTGGAAGATGGGAGGTGGTgggtcagggctggggagggaacaGGGGGCCTGGCTGGGTCCCAGGCGACGGGTGAGTCAGGCCTATGGGGGAGATGGCAAGGAACTGAGAGCCTGGCTGGCATCCCGGGttgggtgggaggtgggtcagGATGGATGGGGCCTGAGGGGGCACTGCTGGGCCTGGCTGGGGTCCTGGCTGGGGGTGCTAGAGGAAGATAGCAGGGCACCCCAGGGCCTGGCTGGCATCGCCAGTGCGGTGGGAAGTTGGGAAGTGGGTCAAGCTGGGGGGAGGCGAGGAGAGAGCTTGGCTGGGATAGGGAGGAGTGGGATGGTGGTTGCTGGGGAGGGTGACTAGGGGCCCTTCTCA encodes:
- the TINCR gene encoding TINCR ubiquitin domain containing isoform X1, coding for MEGLRRGLSRWKRYHIKVHLADEALLLPLTVRPRDTLSDLRAQLVGQGVSSWKRTFYYNARRLDDHQTVRDVRLQDGSVLLLVSDPRFWAPRIDAETLACPAAAHHLGPF
- the TINCR gene encoding TINCR ubiquitin domain containing isoform X2 — encoded protein: MEGLRRGLSRWKRYHIKVHLADEALLLPLTVRPRDTLSDLRAQLVGQGVSSWKRTFYYNARRLDDHQTVRDVRLQDGSVLLLVSDPR